The following coding sequences are from one Loxodonta africana isolate mLoxAfr1 chromosome 18, mLoxAfr1.hap2, whole genome shotgun sequence window:
- the PGAP3 gene encoding post-GPI attachment to proteins factor 3 isoform X1: protein MAGRAAQLVLLAGAAALASGSQGDREPVYRDCVLRCEERNCSGGALKHFRSSQPIYMSLAGWTCRDDCKYECMWLTVGLYLQEGHKVPQFHGKWPFSRFLFFQEPASAMASFLNGLASLMMLCRYRTSVPASSPMYHTCVAFAWVSLNAWFWSTVFHTRDTDLTEKMDYFCASTVILHSVYLCCVRTVGLQHPAVVSTFRALLLLLLTAHISYLSLVRFDYGYNLVANLAIGMVNVVWWLAWCLWNRRQLPHVHKCMAVVMLLQGLSLLELLDFPPLFWVLDAHAIWHISTIPVHVLFFSFLEDDSLYLLKESETKLKLD from the exons ATGGCCGGGCGGGCGGCGCAGCTAGTGCTGCTGGCCGGGGCGGCTGCGCTGGCGAGCGGATCCCAGGGCGACCGTGAACCAGTGTATCGTGACTGCGTGCTCCGGTGCGAGGAGCGGAACTGCTCGGGGGGCGCACTGAAGCACTTCCGTTCCAGCCAGCCAATCTACATGAGTCTGGCAG GCTGGACCTGTCGGGATGACTGTAAGTATGAGTGTATGTGGCTCACTGTTGGCCTCTACCTCCAGGAAGGTCACAAAGTGCCTCAGTTCCATGGCAAG TGGCCCTTCTCCCGGTTCCTGTTCTTCCAAGAGCCAGCTTCTGCCATGGCCTCCTTCCTCAATGGCCTGGCCAGCCTGATGATGCTCTGCCGCTACCGCACCTCCGTGCCAGCCTCCTCCCCCATGTACCACACCTGCGTGGCCTTCGCCTGG GTCTCCCTCAATGCTTGGTTCTGGTCCACAGTCTTTCATACCAGGGACACCGACCTCACAGAG AAAATGGACTACTTCTGTGCCTCCACTGTCATCCTCCACTCAGTCTACCTGTGCTGTGTCAG GACCGTGGGGTTGCAGCACCCAGCTGTGGTCAGCACCTTCCGGGCCCTCCTGCTGTTACTGCTGACTGCACACATCTCCTACCTGAGCCTCGTCCGCTTTGACTATGGCTACAACCTGGTGGCCAATTTGGCTATTG GCATGGTGAACGTGGTGTGGTGGCTGGCCTGGTGCCTGTGGAACCGCCGGCAGCTGCCTCATGTGCACAAGTGCATGGCGGTGGTCATGCTGCTGCAGGGGCTGTCCCTGCTCGAGCTGCTGGACTTCCCACCTCTCTTCTGGGTCCTGGATGCACACGCCATCTGGCACATCAGTACCATTCCTGTCCACGTGCTGTTTTTCAG CTTCCTGGAGGACGACAGCCTGTACCTGCTGAAGGAATCAGAGACCAAGCTCAAGCTGGACTGA
- the PGAP3 gene encoding post-GPI attachment to proteins factor 3 isoform X2 — MAGRAAQLVLLAGAAALASGSQGDREPVYRDCVLRCEERNCSGGALKHFRSSQPIYMSLAGWTCRDDCKYECMWLTVGLYLQEGHKVPQFHGKWPFSRFLFFQEPASAMASFLNGLASLMMLCRYRTSVPASSPMYHTCVAFAWVSLNAWFWSTVFHTRDTDLTEKMDYFCASTVILHSVYLCCVRHGERGVVAGLVPVEPPAAASCAQVHGGGHAAAGAVPARAAGLPTSLLGPGCTRHLAHQYHSCPRAVFQLPGGRQPVPAEGIRDQAQAGLKTLGASLPLPAGLPPHPQLLR; from the exons ATGGCCGGGCGGGCGGCGCAGCTAGTGCTGCTGGCCGGGGCGGCTGCGCTGGCGAGCGGATCCCAGGGCGACCGTGAACCAGTGTATCGTGACTGCGTGCTCCGGTGCGAGGAGCGGAACTGCTCGGGGGGCGCACTGAAGCACTTCCGTTCCAGCCAGCCAATCTACATGAGTCTGGCAG GCTGGACCTGTCGGGATGACTGTAAGTATGAGTGTATGTGGCTCACTGTTGGCCTCTACCTCCAGGAAGGTCACAAAGTGCCTCAGTTCCATGGCAAG TGGCCCTTCTCCCGGTTCCTGTTCTTCCAAGAGCCAGCTTCTGCCATGGCCTCCTTCCTCAATGGCCTGGCCAGCCTGATGATGCTCTGCCGCTACCGCACCTCCGTGCCAGCCTCCTCCCCCATGTACCACACCTGCGTGGCCTTCGCCTGG GTCTCCCTCAATGCTTGGTTCTGGTCCACAGTCTTTCATACCAGGGACACCGACCTCACAGAG AAAATGGACTACTTCTGTGCCTCCACTGTCATCCTCCACTCAGTCTACCTGTGCTGTGTCAG GCATGGTGAACGTGGTGTGGTGGCTGGCCTGGTGCCTGTGGAACCGCCGGCAGCTGCCTCATGTGCACAAGTGCATGGCGGTGGTCATGCTGCTGCAGGGGCTGTCCCTGCTCGAGCTGCTGGACTTCCCACCTCTCTTCTGGGTCCTGGATGCACACGCCATCTGGCACATCAGTACCATTCCTGTCCACGTGCTGTTTTTCAG CTTCCTGGAGGACGACAGCCTGTACCTGCTGAAGGAATCAGAGACCAAGCTCAAGCTGGACTGAAGACCCTGGGAGCAAGTCTACCCCTTCCTGCgggcctccctccccacccccagctcttgAGAtga
- the PNMT gene encoding phenylethanolamine N-methyltransferase, whose product MSGADPSHAAGAGPDSKPDQVAVASAYQRFEPRAYLRNNYAPPRGDLSSPDGVGPWKLRCLAQTFATGEVSGHTLIDIGSGPTIYQLLSACAHFEDITMTDFLEVNRKELGLWLREEPEAFNWSVYSQHVCLIEGKGESWQEKECQLRAKVKRVLPVDVHQSQPLGAGSLVPLPADALVSAFCLEAVSPDLASFQRALAHITTLLRPGGHLLLIGALEESWYLAGEARLAVVPVREEEVREALLHSSYEVRDLRTYVMPAHLRTGVDDVKGIFFAWAQKVGA is encoded by the exons ATGAGCGGCGCAGACCCGAGCCACGCTGCGGGCGCGGGCCCCGACTCAAAGCCGGACCAGGTGGCGGTCGCCTCGGCCTACCAGCGCTTCGAGCCCCGCGCCTACCTCCGGAACAACTACGCGCCCCCTCGAGGGGACCTGAGCAGCCCGGACGGCGTAGGGCCTTGGAAGCTGCGCTGCCTGGCGCAGACCTTCGCCACAG GTGAGGTATCTGGACACACCCTCATTGACATCGGCTCAGGCCCCACCATATACCAGCTGCTCAGTGCCTGTGCCCACTTTGAGGACATCACCATGACCGATTTCCTAGAGGTGAACCGCAAGGAGCTGGGGCTCTGGCTGCGGGAGGAGCCAGAGGCCTTCAACTGGAGCGTGTACAGCCAGCACGTCTGTCTCATTGAAGGCAAGGG TGAGTCCTGGCAGGAGAAGGAGTGCCAGCTTCGAGCCAAGGTGAAGCGGGTCTTGCCCGTCGATGTGCACCAGTCCCAGCCCCTGGGTGCTGGGAGCCTGGTGCCCCTGCCTGCTGATGCCCTGGTCTCTGCCTTCTGTCTGGAGGCTGTGAGCCCAGACCTGGCTAGCTTCCAGCGGGCCCTGGCTCACATCACCACTCTGCTGAGGCCTGGGGGGCACCTCCTCCTCATCGGGGCCCTGGAGGAGTCATGGTACCTGGCTGGGGAGGCCAGACTGGCGGTGGTCCCAGTGCGTgaggaggaggtgagagaggccctCCTGCACAGCAGCTATGAGGTACGGGACCTGCGCACCTACGTCATGCCTGCCCACCTGCGGACGGGTGTGGATGATGTCAAGGGCATCTTCTTTGCCTGGGCCCAGAAGGTGGGAGCGTAA
- the TCAP gene encoding telethonin has protein sequence MATSELSCQVTEENHERREAFWAEWKDLTLSTRPEEGCSLHEENLQRHETYHQQGQCQALVQRSPWLVMRMGILGRGLQEYQLPYQRVLPLPIFTPTKLGAAKEEREDTPIQLRDLLALEAALGGQCVDRQDVAEITKQLPPVVPVSKPGALHRSLSRSMSQEAQRG, from the exons ATGGCCACTTCAGAGCTGAGCTGCCAGGTGACCGAGGAGAACCATGAGCGCCGAGAGGCCTTCTGGGCTGAATGGAAGGATCTGACACTGTCCACACGGCCTGAGGAAGG TTGTTCCCTGCATGAGGAGAACCTGCAGCGGCATGAGACCTACCATCAGCAGGGCCAGTGCCAGGCGCTGGTGCAGCGTTCCCCCTGGCTGGTGATGCGGATGGGCATCCTTGGCCGAGGGTTGCAGGAGTACCAGCTTCCCTACCAGCGGGTGCTGCCACTGCCCATCTTCACCCCCACCAAGCTGGGTGCCGCCAAGGAGGAACGCGAGGACACCCCCATCCAGCTGCGGGACCTGCTGGCACTGGAGGCGGCCCTTGGTGGCCAGTGTGTGGACCGACAAGACGTGGCTGAAATCACCAAGCAGCTGCCCCCCGTGGTGCCTGTCAGCAAGCCTGGTGCTCTCCACCGATCCCTGTCCCGCTCCATGTCCCAGGAAGCACAGAGAGGCTGA
- the STARD3 gene encoding stAR-related lipid transfer protein 3 isoform X1: MSKLPGELARDLERSLPAVASLGSSLSHSQSFSSRFLPPPPEKRRAISDVRRTFCLFVTFDLLFISLLWIIELNTNTGIRKNLEEEIIHYNFKTSFFDIFVLAFFRFSGLLLGYAVLRLRHWWVIAVTTLVSSAFLIVKVILSELLSKGAFGYLLPIVSFVLAWLETWFLDFKVLPQEAEEERWYLAAQAAVARGPLLFSGALSEGQFYSPPESFAGSDSESDEEVTGKKSFSAQEREYIHQGKEAMAVVDQILAQEENWKFEKNNEYGDTVYTIEVPFHGKTFILKTFLPCPAELVYQEVILQPERMVLWNKTVTACQILQRVEDNTLISYDVSAGAAGGVVSPRDFVNARRIERRRDRYLSSGIATTHCAKPPTHKYVRGENGPGGFVVLKSASNPRVCTFMWILNTDLKGRLPRYLIHQSLSATMFEFAFHLRQRIGELGARA, from the exons ATGAGCAAGCTGCCTGGGGAGCTGGCCCGCGACCTGGAGCGCAGCCTGCCAGCTGTGGCCTCCCTCGGCTCCTCGCTGTCCCATAGCCAGAGCTTCTCATCGCGCTTTCTCCCACCACCTCCCGAGAAGCGCAGGGCCATCTCAGATGTCCGCCGCACCTTCTGCCTCTTTGTCACCTTTGACCTGCTCTTCATCTCCCTGCTCTGGATCATCGAGCTGAAC ACCAACACAGGCATCCGGAAGAACCTGGAGGAGGAGATCATCCACTATAACTTTAAAACCTCCTTCTTTGACATCTTT GTCCTGGCCTTCTTCCGCTTCTCTGGACTGCTCCTGGGCTATGCTGTGCTTCGGCTCCGGCACTGGTGGGTGATTGCG GTCACCACGCTGGTGTCCAGTGCGTTCCTCATCGTCAAAGTCATCCTCTCTGAG CTGCTCAGCAAAGGAGCATTCGGCTACCTGCTCCCCATCGTCTCCTTTGTCCTTGCCTGGTTGGAGACCTGGTTCCTTGACTTCAAAGTCCTACCCCAGGAGGCTGAGGAGGAGCGAT GGTATCTCGCTGCCCAGGCTGCTGTTGCCCGTGGACCCCTTCTCTTCTCTGGTGCTCTGTCCGAGGGCCAATTCTATTCACCCCCAGAATCCTTTGCAG GCTCTGACAGTGAATCAGATGAAGAAGTTactgggaagaaaagcttctctGCCCAG GAGCGGGAGTACATCCATCAGGGGAAGGAGGCCATGGCTGTGGTGGACCAGATCTTGGCCCAGGAGGAGAACTGGAAGTTTGAGAAGAATAAC GAATATGGGGACACAGTGTACACCATCGAGGTTCCCTTTCATGGCAAGACATTCATCCTGAAG ACCTTCCTGCCCTGCCCTGCGGAGCTGGTGTACCAGGAGGTGATCCTGCAGCCTGAGAGGATGGTGCTGTGGAATAAGACAGTGACTGCCTGCCAG ATCTTACAGCGAGTAGAAGACAACACCCTCATCTCCTACGATGTGTCTGCGGGGGCTGCAGGTGGTGTCGTCTCGCCAAG GGATTTTGTGAACGCCCGACGCATTGAGCGGCGCAGAGACCGTTACCTGTCATCCGGCATCGCAACCACCCACTGTGCCAAGCCCCCAACACACAAATACGTCAG GGGAGAAAATGGTCCTGGTGGCTTCGTCGTGCTCAAGTCAGCCAGTAACCCCCGAGTATGCACTTTCATGTGGATCCTCAATACAGATCTCAAG GGCCGCCTGCCCCGGTACCTCATCCACCAGAGCCTCTCAGCCACCATGTTTGAATTTGCCTTTCACCTGAGGCAGCGCATCGGGGAGCTGGGGGCCCGGGCATAA
- the STARD3 gene encoding stAR-related lipid transfer protein 3 isoform X2, with protein MSKLPGELARDLERSLPAVASLGSSLSHSQSFSSRFLPPPPEKRRAISDVRRTFCLFVTFDLLFISLLWIIELNTNTGIRKNLEEEIIHYNFKTSFFDIFVLAFFRFSGLLLGYAVLRLRHWWVIAVTTLVSSAFLIVKVILSELLSKGAFGYLLPIVSFVLAWLETWFLDFKVLPQEAEEERWYLAAQAAVARGPLLFSGALSEGQFYSPPESFAGSDSESDEEVTGKKSFSAQEREYIHQGKEAMAVVDQILAQEENWKFEKNNEYGDTVYTIEVPFHGKTFILKTFLPCPAELVYQEVILQPERMVLWNKTVTACQILQRVEDNTLISYDVSAGAAGGVVSPRDFVNARRIERRRDRYLSSGIATTHCAKPPTHKYVRAACPGTSSTRASQPPCLNLPFT; from the exons ATGAGCAAGCTGCCTGGGGAGCTGGCCCGCGACCTGGAGCGCAGCCTGCCAGCTGTGGCCTCCCTCGGCTCCTCGCTGTCCCATAGCCAGAGCTTCTCATCGCGCTTTCTCCCACCACCTCCCGAGAAGCGCAGGGCCATCTCAGATGTCCGCCGCACCTTCTGCCTCTTTGTCACCTTTGACCTGCTCTTCATCTCCCTGCTCTGGATCATCGAGCTGAAC ACCAACACAGGCATCCGGAAGAACCTGGAGGAGGAGATCATCCACTATAACTTTAAAACCTCCTTCTTTGACATCTTT GTCCTGGCCTTCTTCCGCTTCTCTGGACTGCTCCTGGGCTATGCTGTGCTTCGGCTCCGGCACTGGTGGGTGATTGCG GTCACCACGCTGGTGTCCAGTGCGTTCCTCATCGTCAAAGTCATCCTCTCTGAG CTGCTCAGCAAAGGAGCATTCGGCTACCTGCTCCCCATCGTCTCCTTTGTCCTTGCCTGGTTGGAGACCTGGTTCCTTGACTTCAAAGTCCTACCCCAGGAGGCTGAGGAGGAGCGAT GGTATCTCGCTGCCCAGGCTGCTGTTGCCCGTGGACCCCTTCTCTTCTCTGGTGCTCTGTCCGAGGGCCAATTCTATTCACCCCCAGAATCCTTTGCAG GCTCTGACAGTGAATCAGATGAAGAAGTTactgggaagaaaagcttctctGCCCAG GAGCGGGAGTACATCCATCAGGGGAAGGAGGCCATGGCTGTGGTGGACCAGATCTTGGCCCAGGAGGAGAACTGGAAGTTTGAGAAGAATAAC GAATATGGGGACACAGTGTACACCATCGAGGTTCCCTTTCATGGCAAGACATTCATCCTGAAG ACCTTCCTGCCCTGCCCTGCGGAGCTGGTGTACCAGGAGGTGATCCTGCAGCCTGAGAGGATGGTGCTGTGGAATAAGACAGTGACTGCCTGCCAG ATCTTACAGCGAGTAGAAGACAACACCCTCATCTCCTACGATGTGTCTGCGGGGGCTGCAGGTGGTGTCGTCTCGCCAAG GGATTTTGTGAACGCCCGACGCATTGAGCGGCGCAGAGACCGTTACCTGTCATCCGGCATCGCAACCACCCACTGTGCCAAGCCCCCAACACACAAATACGTCAG GGCCGCCTGCCCCGGTACCTCATCCACCAGAGCCTCTCAGCCACCATGTTTGAATTTGCCTTTCACCTGA